The following are encoded in a window of Microbacterium sp. LWO13-1.2 genomic DNA:
- a CDS encoding serine hydrolase domain-containing protein — protein MDNETLAQLLAQLVAQSADPSGPGLAVGIYHGGTLTAHAEAGLASVEFGVPIDEDTRFDIASMSKQFAATAVLLLARDGLIDLEDDIRSHLPELRLTTPVTITQCLQHTGGLPEWLQLTELTGRPLTRITQNQTLEFVAGLATLNFTPGSSFNYSNTGYVLAASLVHRVTGRTLGEFAAERIFAPLGMHRTLFREDSRAVLSEFAYGYETVADHLQRADSEECAVGDGGLVTSLSELGAWFRFLRDGDALGDDIRDTLVDSTPTFPDGSVGPYAYGIYHADLGGERAIGHAGAVAGYRSHLYYLPESDLGVVVLANHSAVRPTVIATKVARHAAGVPEPAAPTLVDGRDAAAPAGGWWIMRGADESVCTQPQPDGTLTLSGFQSGHFRLADDGWWYGDDRGEGLQLLIDADRLRLRIDMRPGRDLTFERCAAPDPSAAPPVGSYLSPELGTLVTIEPDGRFRIGLDLVGRIEPGPDGTFSAGQASVRRDGDDVLLGAFGVDGMRFVRQPDGTVIVGAPRGLERL, from the coding sequence ATGGACAACGAGACCCTCGCGCAACTCCTTGCACAGCTCGTCGCACAATCGGCAGACCCCTCCGGCCCCGGTCTCGCCGTGGGGATCTACCACGGCGGGACGTTGACCGCTCACGCCGAGGCCGGACTGGCATCAGTCGAGTTCGGCGTCCCTATCGACGAGGACACCCGTTTCGACATCGCCTCGATGAGCAAGCAGTTCGCGGCGACCGCTGTGCTGCTCCTCGCCCGTGACGGACTCATCGACCTCGAAGACGACATCCGATCGCACCTGCCGGAGCTGCGGCTGACGACGCCCGTGACGATCACGCAGTGTCTGCAACATACCGGCGGGCTGCCGGAATGGCTGCAACTCACCGAACTCACCGGGCGTCCCCTCACTCGGATCACCCAGAACCAGACGCTGGAGTTCGTCGCCGGCCTTGCGACCCTCAACTTCACCCCCGGCTCGTCCTTCAACTACTCCAACACGGGGTATGTCCTCGCCGCCTCGCTGGTGCACCGGGTCACCGGTCGCACCCTCGGCGAGTTCGCCGCTGAACGGATCTTCGCCCCGCTCGGCATGCACCGCACCCTCTTCCGCGAGGACAGTCGCGCAGTGCTCTCGGAGTTCGCGTACGGATACGAGACGGTCGCCGACCACCTGCAGCGGGCGGACTCCGAGGAGTGCGCCGTCGGCGATGGAGGTCTGGTCACGAGCCTGAGCGAACTCGGCGCCTGGTTCCGCTTCCTGAGAGACGGTGACGCTCTCGGAGACGACATCCGCGACACGCTCGTCGACAGCACCCCGACCTTTCCCGATGGAAGCGTCGGGCCTTACGCCTACGGCATCTATCACGCCGATCTCGGAGGCGAGCGTGCGATCGGCCACGCCGGCGCCGTCGCCGGGTACCGCTCGCACCTGTACTACCTTCCCGAGAGCGACCTCGGCGTCGTCGTGCTGGCCAACCACTCCGCCGTGCGCCCTACTGTCATCGCGACGAAGGTCGCGCGCCACGCCGCCGGGGTTCCCGAGCCGGCCGCCCCCACACTCGTCGATGGTCGTGATGCCGCCGCCCCCGCAGGTGGATGGTGGATCATGCGCGGTGCCGATGAGTCGGTGTGCACCCAACCGCAGCCGGATGGCACCCTGACCCTGTCCGGATTCCAGAGCGGACACTTCCGGCTCGCCGACGACGGCTGGTGGTATGGCGATGATCGGGGAGAGGGACTCCAACTGCTGATCGACGCCGACCGGCTTCGCCTCCGCATCGACATGCGCCCTGGCCGAGATCTCACCTTCGAGCGCTGTGCCGCCCCGGATCCCTCCGCCGCTCCGCCGGTCGGAAGCTATCTCAGCCCCGAGCTCGGCACTCTCGTGACCATCGAGCCAGATGGAAGGTTCCGCATCGGCCTCGACCTCGTCGGTCGGATCGAGCCAGGCCCGGATGGCACGTTCAGCGCCGGCCAGGCCTCGGTGCGGCGCGATGGCGACGACGTCCTCCTCGGCGCCTTCGGCGTCGACGGAATGCGGTTCGTGCGACAGCCGGATGGCACCGTGATCGTGGGCGCCCCGCGGGGTCTCGAACGGTTGTGA
- a CDS encoding methionine ABC transporter permease translates to MDRLNELWPQFWVAALETLYMTSIALVFGGILGLVWGVVLYVTRSGGILPNRPANIVMNTIINFFRPIPFVIFIAAVSQPLARAVIGVGIGTNAGAFAIGLAASFAIARIVEQHLVSVSPGVIEAARAMGAGPWRILFTVAIPEALGPLILGYTFIIVALIDMTAMAGLIGGGGLGAFAQIYGFRQFEPVVMWAAIVLIVVFVHLVQLLGNRLARKIMRR, encoded by the coding sequence ATGGATCGCCTGAACGAACTCTGGCCCCAGTTCTGGGTCGCCGCACTCGAGACGCTGTACATGACGTCGATCGCCCTCGTCTTCGGCGGCATCCTCGGTCTCGTCTGGGGGGTCGTGCTCTACGTCACCCGTAGCGGCGGAATCCTCCCGAATCGGCCGGCGAACATCGTGATGAACACGATCATCAACTTCTTCAGACCGATTCCGTTCGTCATCTTCATCGCCGCGGTCTCCCAGCCGCTCGCGCGTGCCGTCATCGGGGTGGGTATCGGCACCAACGCCGGTGCGTTCGCCATCGGGCTGGCCGCATCCTTCGCGATCGCACGCATCGTGGAACAGCACCTCGTCTCGGTGTCGCCCGGCGTCATCGAGGCGGCGCGCGCGATGGGGGCCGGCCCCTGGCGCATCCTCTTCACCGTCGCGATCCCCGAAGCGCTCGGGCCGCTCATCCTCGGCTACACCTTCATCATCGTGGCGCTGATCGACATGACGGCGATGGCCGGCCTCATCGGCGGCGGCGGTCTCGGTGCCTTCGCCCAGATCTACGGCTTCCGACAGTTCGAACCTGTGGTGATGTGGGCGGCCATCGTGCTCATCGTCGTGTTCGTGCACCTCGTGCAGCTGCTCGGCAACAGGCTGGCGCGCAAGATCATGCGGCGCTGA
- a CDS encoding pseudouridine synthase yields MLSPLPVRNGVGATRLHVPLDGPWETVSDYMVERFFHLDPEALLARFDDGEIVARDGSAVRRDAPLGAEEFIWYYREPPEEKRIPFEVEVLHQDENLVVVDKPHFLPTTPGGRYLQNSALVRLRIALGIPDLAPMHRLDRATAGLLMFATRPETRGAYQLLFENRRVEKVYEAVSARPLDWDGSRFPLVYRNHIVKLRGQVCVEVDDEREPNSETLIELLGDDDRVVHTLLRPHSGKMHQLRVHLAALGLGILNDGFYPTLLPETPDDFDRPLQLLARELRFVDPLSGEDRVFTTRLTLQDAPAR; encoded by the coding sequence ATGCTCTCCCCTCTTCCCGTGCGCAATGGCGTCGGCGCCACGCGTCTGCACGTGCCGCTCGACGGTCCATGGGAGACGGTGTCGGACTACATGGTCGAGCGGTTCTTCCACCTCGATCCCGAGGCTCTGCTGGCTCGTTTCGACGACGGCGAGATCGTCGCCCGCGACGGCAGTGCGGTGCGCCGCGACGCGCCCCTGGGCGCCGAAGAGTTCATCTGGTACTACCGCGAACCGCCCGAGGAGAAGCGCATCCCGTTCGAGGTGGAGGTGCTCCATCAGGACGAGAATCTGGTGGTCGTCGACAAGCCGCACTTCCTGCCGACGACGCCCGGCGGCAGGTATCTGCAGAACTCGGCGCTGGTGCGATTGCGCATCGCCCTCGGCATCCCGGACCTCGCCCCGATGCACCGGCTCGACCGCGCGACGGCCGGACTCCTGATGTTCGCCACGCGGCCCGAGACCCGTGGCGCGTATCAGCTGCTGTTCGAGAACCGTCGCGTGGAGAAGGTCTACGAAGCGGTGTCGGCTCGGCCGCTGGACTGGGACGGATCCCGATTCCCGCTCGTCTATCGGAACCACATCGTCAAGCTCCGGGGACAGGTCTGCGTCGAGGTCGACGACGAGCGCGAACCGAACTCCGAGACGCTCATCGAGCTGCTCGGCGACGATGATCGGGTCGTGCACACGCTGCTCCGACCGCACAGCGGCAAGATGCACCAGCTCCGCGTGCACCTGGCAGCCCTCGGTCTCGGCATCCTGAATGACGGCTTCTATCCGACCCTGCTTCCGGAGACGCCGGACGACTTCGACCGGCCGCTGCAGCTGCTCGCCCGCGAGCTGCGGTTCGTCGATCCGCTGAGCGGTGAGGATCGCGTGTTCACGACGCGGCTGACGCTGCAGGACGCGCCGGCTCGCTGA
- a CDS encoding methionine ABC transporter ATP-binding protein, with translation MPIVSLTNVSKAYPSSDRGAGDVVAVAVDDVTLSIDKGDVYGIIGYSGAGKSTLVRLINALEPATGGTITVDGVDITALDERELRRVRGGIGMIFQQFNLFSAKSVKANIAYPLKLAGWSKADIEARVAELLSFVGLSDKAKAYPEQLSGGQKQRVGIARALATGPAILLADEATSALDPQTTHEVLDLLKRVNQEQGVTIVIITHEMDVIQTIATKVAVMEAGRVIEQGDVFDVFSAPQNPASQRFVGTVVKGIPSPSELSVLRERHTGRLVTFSFRDGSTSQARVFLDLAQEGLEFELVFGGINDIRGRAFGHLTLAIRGDAAAIDRALEVIGQRVEVTEISREEAR, from the coding sequence ATGCCGATCGTGAGCCTGACGAACGTCTCGAAGGCGTATCCGTCGTCCGACAGAGGCGCCGGCGACGTCGTCGCCGTCGCCGTCGACGATGTGACACTCAGTATCGACAAGGGCGATGTCTACGGCATCATCGGCTACTCGGGCGCGGGCAAGTCGACCCTGGTGCGGCTGATCAACGCGCTCGAACCCGCCACCGGCGGGACCATCACGGTGGACGGCGTCGACATCACCGCGCTGGACGAGCGCGAACTGCGCCGCGTCCGCGGCGGGATCGGGATGATCTTCCAGCAGTTCAACCTGTTCTCCGCGAAGAGCGTGAAGGCGAACATCGCCTACCCGCTGAAGCTCGCCGGCTGGTCGAAGGCAGACATCGAGGCCCGCGTCGCCGAGCTGCTGTCGTTCGTCGGGCTCAGCGACAAGGCGAAGGCCTACCCCGAGCAGCTCTCCGGCGGGCAGAAGCAGCGCGTCGGCATCGCCAGGGCGCTCGCGACGGGACCGGCCATCCTGCTGGCCGACGAGGCCACCAGCGCACTGGATCCGCAGACGACCCACGAGGTCCTCGACCTCCTCAAGCGCGTCAACCAGGAGCAGGGCGTCACCATCGTCATCATCACGCATGAGATGGACGTCATCCAGACGATCGCCACGAAGGTCGCCGTCATGGAGGCCGGACGCGTCATCGAGCAGGGCGACGTGTTCGATGTGTTCTCCGCCCCGCAGAACCCGGCATCGCAACGCTTCGTCGGCACTGTCGTCAAGGGCATCCCGTCGCCCTCCGAGCTGTCCGTGCTGCGCGAGCGGCACACCGGCCGCCTGGTGACGTTCTCCTTCCGTGACGGCAGCACCTCACAGGCCAGGGTCTTCCTGGATCTCGCGCAGGAGGGCCTCGAGTTCGAGCTCGTCTTCGGCGGCATCAACGACATCCGCGGTCGGGCCTTCGGGCACCTGACGCTGGCCATCCGCGGCGATGCGGCGGCGATCGACCGGGCCTTGGAGGTCATCGGTCAGCGCGTCGAAGTGACCGAGATCTCGCGAGAGGAGGCCCGCTGA
- a CDS encoding MetQ/NlpA family ABC transporter substrate-binding protein: MSRRSTSIIAALAAVPLFIALSGCATATSGAGSDGADAPADETVKIGVVGKGEPQWEAFVDAAADEGITVELVDFGSYEQPNPALAEGELDLNQFQHIVYLAGYNVASGKDLTVIGSTAIFPLGLYSKKYDDVKSIPKGETVVVPDDATNQARALLVLQSAGLVELKSGGTIFSDLADVDTAKSKVQVTALEAALIPTSLPDVAAAIINNDFVTDAGLTFDDAIAQDDPEDSNALPYVNIFAARAEDADNKTYLKLVEIFQTDEAVQAGLAESSGNTNVSLQTPVKDLVASLKKVEKDTEAQKG; this comes from the coding sequence ATGTCCCGTCGCTCCACATCCATCATCGCCGCGCTCGCCGCGGTCCCGCTTTTCATCGCGCTGTCCGGCTGCGCCACGGCGACGTCCGGCGCCGGTTCAGACGGCGCAGACGCTCCGGCTGACGAGACCGTGAAGATCGGTGTCGTCGGCAAGGGTGAGCCGCAGTGGGAAGCGTTCGTCGACGCGGCCGCCGATGAGGGAATCACGGTCGAGCTCGTCGATTTCGGCTCCTACGAGCAGCCGAACCCGGCGCTCGCCGAAGGTGAGCTCGACCTGAACCAGTTCCAGCACATCGTGTACCTCGCGGGCTACAACGTCGCTTCGGGCAAGGACCTCACGGTCATCGGCTCGACAGCGATCTTCCCGCTGGGGCTGTACTCGAAGAAGTACGACGACGTGAAGAGCATCCCCAAGGGTGAGACGGTCGTCGTTCCGGACGATGCCACGAACCAGGCGCGCGCACTGCTCGTCCTTCAGTCGGCCGGTCTCGTCGAGCTCAAGAGCGGCGGAACGATCTTCTCCGACCTCGCGGATGTCGACACCGCGAAGTCGAAGGTCCAGGTGACCGCGCTCGAAGCGGCGCTCATCCCCACCTCGCTGCCGGATGTCGCCGCGGCGATCATCAACAACGACTTCGTGACCGATGCCGGGCTCACCTTCGACGACGCCATCGCCCAGGATGACCCGGAAGACTCCAATGCGCTGCCGTACGTGAACATCTTCGCGGCCCGCGCAGAGGATGCCGACAACAAGACGTATCTGAAGCTGGTGGAGATCTTCCAGACCGACGAGGCTGTGCAGGCGGGACTCGCGGAGTCCTCCGGCAACACCAACGTCTCGCTGCAGACTCCGGTCAAGGACCTCGTCGCCTCGTTGAAGAAGGTCGAGAAGGACACCGAGGCTCAGAAGGGCTGA
- a CDS encoding ABC-F family ATP-binding cassette domain-containing protein, whose translation MAHLLGAEGLHLEYPTRVVFDSVTVGIEEGDRIGIVGRNGDGKSSLLGMLAGLKQPNAGRVTVRKGTTIGVLDQADTLDDSLTVAESVVGDTPEYEWAGDARTRDVIEGLLKDLAWDAPVLSLSGGQRRRVSLAKLLTGDWDVIALDEPTNHLDVEAITWLAGHLKKRWAANSGALMVVTHDRWFLDEICTETWEVHDRIVEPFEGGYAAYILQRVERDRMSAATEAKRQNLAKKELAWLRRGAPARTAKPKFRIDAANELIADVPEIRDKVSLQSLAVSRLGKDVVDLLDVSVTFPATESAPSREVLRDVEWRIAPGERTGILGVNGAGKSTLLGLISGTVAPTAGRVKRGTTVKVKTLTQRLDELTEVWKEPVRVVISRLRTSYTLGAGSKAQDLTPGQLLERLGFDSAQLSTPVKDLSGGQQRRLQLLLVLLDQPNVLILDEPTNDLDTDMLAAIEDLLDSWSGTLIVVSHDRYFLERVTDQQYAILGGHLRHLPGGVDEYLRLRTLERDAKPSAVATASASASLDGAALRTAQKEIASLERRIQKLTQQVNAAKQALAEHDQGDYEGLGTKMKAISAQQAEIEELELRWFELTEQLD comes from the coding sequence ATGGCACATCTTCTCGGGGCCGAAGGCCTCCATCTCGAGTACCCGACCAGGGTCGTCTTCGACTCCGTCACCGTTGGAATCGAAGAGGGGGATCGCATCGGCATCGTCGGTCGCAACGGCGACGGAAAATCGAGCCTCCTCGGCATGCTGGCCGGTCTCAAGCAGCCGAACGCGGGACGCGTCACGGTCCGCAAGGGAACGACCATCGGTGTGCTCGATCAGGCCGACACTCTCGACGATTCGCTCACCGTCGCAGAGTCGGTGGTCGGCGACACGCCTGAATACGAATGGGCGGGGGATGCTCGCACCCGGGATGTCATCGAGGGCCTCCTGAAGGATCTCGCCTGGGATGCTCCGGTCCTCTCCCTCAGTGGTGGTCAGCGCCGCCGTGTCTCGCTCGCCAAGCTCCTCACCGGCGACTGGGATGTCATCGCCCTCGACGAGCCCACCAACCACCTCGACGTCGAAGCCATCACCTGGCTCGCCGGGCACCTCAAGAAGCGCTGGGCCGCGAATTCCGGTGCGCTCATGGTCGTGACCCACGATCGCTGGTTCCTCGACGAGATCTGCACCGAGACGTGGGAGGTGCACGACCGCATCGTCGAGCCCTTCGAGGGCGGGTATGCGGCGTACATCCTGCAGCGCGTCGAGCGCGACCGGATGTCCGCGGCCACCGAGGCCAAGCGGCAGAACCTGGCCAAGAAGGAGCTCGCCTGGCTGCGCCGCGGCGCCCCCGCGCGCACCGCGAAGCCGAAGTTCCGCATCGACGCGGCCAACGAGCTCATCGCTGACGTTCCGGAGATCCGCGACAAGGTGTCGCTGCAGTCTCTCGCCGTCTCGCGACTCGGCAAGGACGTGGTCGACCTCCTCGACGTCAGTGTGACCTTCCCGGCGACGGAATCCGCGCCGTCGCGCGAAGTGCTCCGCGACGTGGAATGGCGCATCGCGCCGGGGGAGCGCACCGGAATCCTCGGGGTCAACGGCGCCGGCAAGTCCACGCTGCTCGGCCTGATCTCGGGAACCGTCGCCCCCACCGCCGGGCGGGTCAAGCGTGGCACGACCGTGAAGGTGAAGACCCTCACGCAGCGCCTCGATGAGCTCACCGAGGTGTGGAAGGAGCCGGTGAGGGTCGTCATCTCGCGGCTGCGCACCTCGTACACCCTCGGCGCCGGATCGAAGGCGCAGGACCTCACGCCAGGGCAGCTCCTGGAACGGCTCGGCTTCGACTCGGCGCAGCTGTCGACTCCGGTCAAGGACCTCTCGGGTGGCCAGCAGCGCCGCCTGCAGCTGCTCCTGGTGCTGCTCGACCAGCCCAACGTGCTGATCCTCGACGAGCCGACCAACGACCTCGACACCGACATGCTCGCCGCGATCGAGGACCTCCTCGATTCGTGGTCGGGCACCCTCATCGTCGTGTCCCACGACCGATACTTCCTGGAACGCGTCACCGACCAGCAGTACGCGATCCTGGGAGGGCACCTGCGTCACCTTCCCGGTGGCGTGGACGAGTACCTCCGGCTGCGCACGCTGGAGCGGGATGCCAAGCCCTCTGCGGTCGCGACCGCATCGGCATCCGCAAGCCTCGACGGTGCAGCGCTCCGCACGGCGCAGAAGGAGATCGCGTCCCTCGAGCGGCGCATCCAGAAGCTGACACAGCAGGTGAATGCGGCGAAGCAGGCCCTCGCCGAGCACGACCAGGGCGACTATGAGGGTCTCGGCACGAAGATGAAGGCCATCAGTGCGCAGCAGGCCGAGATCGAGGAGCTGGAGCTGCGCTGGTTCGAGCTCACCGAACAGCTCGACTGA
- a CDS encoding GntR family transcriptional regulator: MTERPLLSSTEEGSPAMDIYRQLRGLIVSGQLGANERLPTVRQTANDLGVAAGTAAKAYKMLEQDGLVVSRTAAGTRVAESAAVLPLSVIRHIRDLVADAVSTGVEPDDVIDVLRAVWRTDAP; the protein is encoded by the coding sequence GTGACCGAGCGTCCCCTCCTGTCTTCGACAGAGGAGGGAAGCCCGGCCATGGACATCTATCGGCAGCTTCGCGGACTCATCGTCTCCGGTCAGCTGGGCGCGAATGAGCGCCTGCCGACCGTGCGCCAGACGGCGAACGACCTCGGTGTCGCCGCCGGGACCGCAGCGAAGGCCTACAAGATGCTGGAGCAGGACGGCCTCGTCGTCAGTCGCACGGCCGCCGGAACCCGCGTCGCCGAGTCGGCCGCTGTCCTCCCCCTCTCCGTCATCCGGCACATTCGGGATCTGGTGGCCGATGCCGTCTCGACGGGGGTCGAACCCGACGACGTGATCGACGTCCTGCGCGCCGTCTGGCGAACCGACGCCCCCTGA